Proteins from a single region of Pangasianodon hypophthalmus isolate fPanHyp1 chromosome 7, fPanHyp1.pri, whole genome shotgun sequence:
- the gal gene encoding galanin peptides isoform X2 produces the protein MQKCIGGVCISLVFCAVLTETLGMVIAAKEKRGWTLNSAGYLLGPHGIDSHRTLSDKHGLAGKRDTLMEDDIKSGALRIADEDIVHTIVDFLSFLKLKDMGALDSLPSSLTSDEFTQP, from the exons ATGCAGAAGTGTATTGGTGGTGTTTGTATCTCGCTGGTGTTTTGCGCAGTCTTGACCGAGACGCTGGGAATGGTCATCGCG GCGAAAGAGAAGCGCGGCTGGACCCTGAACAGCGCTGGATACCTGCTCGGTCCCC ATGGCATCGACAGCCACCGGACGCTCAGCGATAAACACGGTCTGGCTGGGAAGAGGGACACACTCATGGAGGACGACATCAAATCCG GTGCCCTGAGAATAGCAGACGAAGACATCGTGCACACCATCGTAGACTTCCTGTCCTTCCTCAAGCTGAAAG ACATGGGCGCTCTCGACAGCCTGCCCTCCTCTCTCACTTCAGACGAATTCACTCAGCCCTGA
- the gal gene encoding galanin peptides isoform X1 produces MQKCIGGVCISLVFCAVLTETLGMVIAAKEKRGWTLNSAGYLLGPRRIDHLIQIKEAPSARGREELLGEYGIDSHRTLSDKHGLAGKRDTLMEDDIKSGALRIADEDIVHTIVDFLSFLKLKDMGALDSLPSSLTSDEFTQP; encoded by the exons ATGCAGAAGTGTATTGGTGGTGTTTGTATCTCGCTGGTGTTTTGCGCAGTCTTGACCGAGACGCTGGGAATGGTCATCGCG GCGAAAGAGAAGCGCGGCTGGACCCTGAACAGCGCTGGATACCTGCTCGGTCCCC GTCGTATTGATCATCTAATACAGATAAAGGAAGCTCCCAGTGCAAGGGGGAGAGAAGAGCTGCTTGGTGAAT ATGGCATCGACAGCCACCGGACGCTCAGCGATAAACACGGTCTGGCTGGGAAGAGGGACACACTCATGGAGGACGACATCAAATCCG GTGCCCTGAGAATAGCAGACGAAGACATCGTGCACACCATCGTAGACTTCCTGTCCTTCCTCAAGCTGAAAG ACATGGGCGCTCTCGACAGCCTGCCCTCCTCTCTCACTTCAGACGAATTCACTCAGCCCTGA
- the LOC113542060 gene encoding C-factor-like, with amino-acid sequence MSVNFVKCNSVLITGASRGLGLQMIKHLVGISERPKKIIATARNPATAQELQQIAKSHAEVHIVPLDVVNDASIEAAVQKVSSIVGPAGLNCLINNAGIAITSDLNSETRDSMMTTFQCNTISPLFITKAFLPLLRAAAVVCDGGAMSVNRAAVINVSSVLGSLQLNWGEGAVFKVYGYRVSKAGLNMLTRSLAVDLQPDGILCTVVHPGWVQTDMGGKEAPLTPEESISSLLAVVSALSEKDHGQFLDYKGKNLPW; translated from the exons ATGAGTGTGAATTTTGTTAAGTGTAACTCGGTGTTAATCACCGGGGCGAGCAGAGGTCTGGGTCTGCAGATGATCAAACATTTAGTGGGAATCTCTGAGAGACCGAAGAAGATCATCGCCACTGCCAGGAATCCAGCCACAGCTCAG GAGCTGCAGCAAATTGCCAAATCTCATGCTGAGGTTCATATCGTGCCTTTAG ACGTGGTCAATGATGCGAGTATTGAAGCTGCAGTTCAGAAGGTGTCGAGCATCGTGGGTCCTGCGGGGTTAAACTGCCTGATCAACAACGCAGGGATCGCGATCACATCGGACCTGAACTCAGAGACACGTGACAGCATGATGACGACGTTCCAGTGCAACACCATCTCGCCTCTGTTCATTACCAAG gcgTTCCTGCCGTTGTTACGAGCAGCGGCGGTGGTGTGTGACGGCGGTGCGATGAGTGTGAACCGAGCTGCAGTGATCAACGTGTCCTCGGTTCTCGGCTCTCTGCAGCTCAACTGGGGAGAAGGAGCTGTTTTTAAAGTTTACGGTTACAGAGTGTCGAAG gcggGTCTGAACATGTTGACGCGAAGTTTAGCGGTTGATCTGCAGCCGGACGGGATCCTGTGCACGGTGGTTCATCCCGGCTGGGTGCAGACTGATATGGGAGGAAAAGAG GCTCCGCTGACTCCCGAGGAGAGCATCTCGTCTCTGTTAGCCGTGGTTTCTGCGCTGAGTGAAAAGGATCACGGGCAGTTTTTGGACTACAAGGGGAAGAATTTGCCCTGGTGA